From the Cydia splendana chromosome 27, ilCydSple1.2, whole genome shotgun sequence genome, one window contains:
- the LOC134803642 gene encoding uncharacterized protein LOC134803642, with protein MDWWQSVKQWVGLPKKQPKVEGNRSQYSMVPRGELTADILTIWIELPDEVKNDPSLARYKKLYEEKHGKIPVISKNPESQKRLKHVQSAPMLQSVQSDEMQYKNDRNKTEAAEKLGNHDETPM; from the exons ATGGATTGGTGGCAGAGCGTAAAGCAATGGGTAGGCTTACCCAAAAAGCAACCTAAAGTTGAAGGCAATAGAAGCCAATATTCAATGGTGCCGCGCGGCGAGCTGACCGCGGATATACTGACGATATGGATTGAGTTGCCAGATGAGGTGAAAAATGATCCGTCGCTGGCTCGGTATAAGAAACTCTATGAAGAAAAACATG GAAAAATCCCAGTAATATCAAAGAACCCAGAGTCGCAGAAGCGACTGAAGCATGTACAGTCAGCCCCGATGCTGCAGTCGGTACAGTCGGACGAGATGCAGTACAAAAATGACCGCAACAAGACCGAAGCTGCAGAGAAACTGGGCAACCATGACGAGACACCAATGTAA